Proteins encoded together in one Kiloniellales bacterium window:
- a CDS encoding pyridoxal-dependent decarboxylase has protein sequence MSEASRPSAAFAAPDGANREAVGALLGRALDLVLDHMASAGGRPPLPPEPGPTALRLPRAPLDEAEILDGLKALLEASMNPHSPGWMGHMDPAPATASLVGALAGAAVNNNLLSLEMSPAFSRLEAGLMTELGRLFGLPEGCGGVMASGGSLANIHALAVARNRAFPVAEDGLAGLARRPLVFASEAAHTSLKKAAMVLGLGSKAVVPVATDSDGRMVPSALARAIDEAEQGGGAPFAVVATAGTTVTGSFDPLEALAGIAADKGLWFHVDAAYGGAMILSEAGRGKLAGIERADSITFNPQKWLYVAKACACCLFRAPATLERHFRIDAPYMAATGGFTNLGELGLQGTRAAEVLKLWLTLQHLGLEGLGEIVEENLALTRRLLAEIEARPALALAARPDSNLLCFRPAAGDRADDTTDDLGDDPERGDRLTAALQRCLLEAGIFLSLPLYRGRRWLRAVLLNPQTGEAELARLLAVVDEFLAQEGLS, from the coding sequence ATGTCCGAAGCGAGCCGACCATCCGCCGCCTTCGCCGCGCCGGACGGCGCGAACCGGGAGGCGGTCGGCGCGCTGCTCGGCCGCGCGCTCGACCTTGTACTCGACCACATGGCGAGCGCCGGTGGGCGGCCGCCGCTGCCGCCCGAGCCGGGGCCGACGGCGCTTCGGCTGCCGCGCGCGCCCCTCGACGAGGCGGAGATCCTGGACGGCCTGAAAGCGCTGCTCGAGGCCTCGATGAACCCCCACAGCCCCGGCTGGATGGGGCACATGGACCCGGCGCCGGCGACCGCCTCGCTGGTCGGCGCGCTGGCCGGGGCGGCGGTCAACAACAACCTGCTGTCGCTCGAGATGTCGCCCGCCTTTTCGCGGCTGGAGGCGGGGCTGATGACCGAGCTGGGCCGGCTGTTCGGCCTGCCCGAGGGCTGCGGCGGGGTCATGGCGAGCGGCGGATCGCTGGCCAACATCCACGCCCTCGCGGTCGCCCGCAACCGGGCCTTTCCCGTCGCCGAGGACGGCCTCGCCGGGCTCGCCCGGCGGCCCCTGGTCTTCGCCTCCGAGGCGGCCCACACCTCGCTCAAGAAGGCCGCCATGGTGCTCGGCCTGGGCTCCAAGGCGGTGGTCCCGGTCGCGACCGACTCCGACGGCCGCATGGTGCCTTCGGCGCTGGCGCGGGCGATCGACGAGGCGGAACAGGGCGGCGGCGCCCCCTTCGCCGTCGTGGCGACCGCCGGCACCACGGTGACCGGGAGCTTTGATCCCCTGGAGGCCCTGGCCGGGATCGCCGCCGACAAGGGCCTCTGGTTCCACGTCGATGCGGCCTACGGCGGCGCCATGATCCTGAGCGAGGCCGGACGCGGCAAGCTGGCCGGGATCGAGCGCGCCGACTCGATCACCTTCAACCCGCAGAAGTGGCTCTACGTCGCCAAGGCCTGCGCCTGCTGCCTGTTCCGCGCGCCGGCGACGCTGGAGCGGCACTTCCGGATCGACGCGCCCTACATGGCCGCGACCGGCGGCTTCACCAACCTGGGCGAGCTCGGACTCCAGGGCACCCGGGCGGCCGAGGTGCTCAAGCTCTGGCTCACCCTGCAGCACCTGGGGCTCGAGGGGCTCGGCGAGATCGTCGAGGAGAACCTGGCGCTGACCCGGCGCCTGCTGGCCGAGATCGAGGCGCGGCCGGCGCTGGCGCTGGCCGCCCGGCCCGACTCCAACCTGCTCTGCTTCCGGCCCGCCGCGGGCGACCGCGCGGACGACACCACGGACGACCTTGGGGACGATCCGGAGCGGGGCGACCGCCTGACCGCCGCGCTGCAGCGCTGCCTTCTCGAGGCCGGGATCTTCCTCTCCCTGCCGCTCTACCGCGGGCGGCGCTGGCTGCGCGCCGTCCTGCTCAACCCCCAGACCGGCGAAGCCGAGCTCGCCCGCCTCCTCGCCGTGGTCGACGAGTTCCTGGCGCAGGAGGGGCTGAGCTGA
- a CDS encoding arylesterase, with protein MLAFGDSLTYGTGASAAESYPAVLERLIGRQVLRDGVPGEVSGAGLRRLEGALRRHQPDLLILCHGGNDFLRRHDRAATEANLDAMIGLARGLGVAVVLIGVPEPGLWLSEGAELYARLAEAHRLPYEGEILAYILKSPGLKSDQIHPNAAGYRRLAEAVAALLRASGAV; from the coding sequence GTGCTCGCCTTCGGGGACAGCCTGACCTACGGAACCGGGGCGTCGGCGGCGGAGAGCTATCCGGCGGTGCTGGAGCGGCTGATCGGGCGGCAGGTGCTGCGCGACGGCGTGCCGGGCGAGGTCTCGGGCGCGGGGCTGCGGCGGCTGGAAGGGGCGCTGCGGCGCCATCAGCCGGACCTGCTGATCCTTTGCCACGGCGGCAACGACTTCCTGCGCCGCCACGACCGGGCGGCCACCGAGGCCAACCTGGACGCCATGATCGGCCTGGCCCGGGGTCTCGGCGTCGCGGTCGTGCTGATCGGCGTGCCCGAGCCAGGCCTCTGGCTCTCCGAGGGGGCCGAGCTCTACGCCCGCCTCGCCGAGGCCCACCGCCTCCCCTACGAGGGCGAGATCCTGGCCTACATCCTGAAGAGCCCGGGCCTCAAGAGCGACCAGATCCACCCCAACGCGGCCGGCTACCGCCGCCTCGCCGAGGCCGTCGCCGCGCTGCTGCGCGCCAGCGGGGCGGTCTGA
- the gluQRS gene encoding tRNA glutamyl-Q(34) synthetase GluQRS: protein MTLSAPVTRFAPSPTGLLHLGHAHSALFAWRAARQAGGRFLLRIEDIDRGRCRPEFEAAIFEDLDWLGLSWEEPVRRQSEHLDDYRAALDRLGERGLVYPCFCTRKEIQAEIARAGRAPHGPEGPLYPGLCRGLPADEGHGRVAGGEAHALRLDLARALESVGDLAWEDLGEGFIEATPEILGDVVLARKDVPTSYHLAVTLDDALQGVTLVTRGADLLPATHVHRLLQALLGLPTPTWHHHALVEDESGKRLAKRHDALSIRALRAAGKSPAEVRALAGFPD from the coding sequence ATGACCCTTTCCGCGCCCGTCACCCGCTTCGCGCCCTCGCCCACCGGGCTGCTGCACCTGGGCCACGCCCACTCCGCCCTCTTCGCCTGGCGGGCGGCGCGGCAGGCCGGCGGCCGCTTCCTGCTGCGCATCGAGGACATCGACCGGGGCCGCTGCCGGCCCGAGTTCGAGGCGGCGATCTTCGAGGACCTGGACTGGCTCGGCCTCTCCTGGGAAGAACCGGTGCGCCGCCAGTCCGAGCATCTCGACGACTACCGCGCCGCGCTCGACCGCCTCGGCGAGCGCGGCCTCGTCTATCCCTGCTTCTGCACCCGGAAGGAGATCCAGGCCGAGATCGCCCGCGCGGGGCGGGCGCCCCACGGCCCCGAGGGCCCGCTCTATCCGGGCCTCTGCCGCGGCCTCCCGGCGGACGAGGGCCACGGCCGGGTCGCCGGCGGCGAGGCCCATGCGCTCAGGCTCGATCTCGCCCGCGCCCTGGAGAGCGTGGGCGACCTTGCCTGGGAGGATCTGGGCGAGGGCTTCATCGAGGCGACGCCCGAGATCCTCGGCGACGTGGTCCTGGCCCGCAAGGACGTGCCGACCAGCTACCACTTGGCGGTGACCTTGGACGACGCGCTCCAGGGCGTCACCCTGGTCACCCGCGGCGCCGACCTGCTGCCGGCGACCCACGTCCACCGCCTGCTCCAGGCGCTGCTCGGCCTGCCGACGCCGACCTGGCACCACCACGCCCTGGTCGAGGACGAGAGCGGCAAGCGCCTTGCCAAGCGCCACGACGCGCTCTCGATCCGCGCCCTGCGCGCCGCGGGCAAGAGCCCGGCCGAGGTGCGCGCGCTGGCCGGCTTTCCGGACTGA
- a CDS encoding DNA-3-methyladenine glycosylase, with product MTSIDSEAALREGLEQLAHLDSDLGAAYRDFGAPPLRAEQPGYRALLRIIVGQQVSVASASAIWGRLREACGDPFGEIQPEAFLALDEEAMKAVGLSRQKIAYGRAIAEDLVSGRVDLETLAGLDDEAAIAELRKLKGIGRWSAEVYLLFSLGRPDVFPADDLGLMIGVQKLKRLAERPDARTLRDLVAPWRPWRAVAARLIWHVRGQLALPEDSR from the coding sequence ATGACGAGCATCGACAGCGAAGCGGCCCTGCGTGAGGGTCTGGAGCAGCTCGCCCACCTCGATTCGGACCTGGGCGCGGCTTACCGCGACTTCGGCGCGCCGCCGCTGCGCGCCGAGCAGCCGGGCTACCGGGCGCTGCTCAGGATCATCGTCGGCCAGCAGGTCTCGGTCGCCTCGGCCTCGGCGATCTGGGGCCGCCTGCGAGAGGCTTGCGGCGACCCCTTCGGTGAGATTCAACCCGAAGCCTTCCTGGCGCTCGACGAGGAGGCCATGAAGGCCGTCGGCCTCAGCCGGCAGAAAATCGCCTACGGCCGCGCGATCGCCGAGGACCTGGTGTCCGGCCGGGTCGACCTGGAAACCCTGGCCGGCCTCGACGACGAGGCGGCGATCGCCGAGCTCCGCAAGCTCAAGGGCATCGGCCGCTGGAGCGCCGAGGTCTACCTGCTGTTCTCGCTCGGCCGCCCCGACGTCTTCCCGGCCGACGACCTGGGCCTGATGATCGGCGTGCAGAAGCTGAAGCGGCTGGCCGAGCGGCCCGACGCCCGGACCCTGCGCGACCTGGTCGCGCCCTGGCGCCCCTGGCGCGCGGTCGCGGCGCGCCTGATCTGGCACGTCCGCGGCCAACTCGCCCTGCCGGAGGATTCTCGGTAA
- a CDS encoding acyl-CoA dehydrogenase family protein, translating into MRQDTAVTASRRIDAPQESLLEGCREALAAAERFIASAKAAVAAKVAPEGRVEAARLEAEQFAAHGYAWLATYGAALKEMLQWAERLEAEGALGELESLMLRAAFGEYLDQMAGGIALSQVEVVRPADLGVSQVEMAGFLNDPAVRTLREGGNTTAVRARIAALIADGDFGRAALGDETLDMIRDQFRKFADDHAEAAHAWHLKDDLIPMEVVEALAELGVFGLTAPEEYGGLGMGKMAMCVVTEELSRGYIGLGSLGTRSEIAAELIRLGGTEAQKQAWLPRISSGEILPTAVFTEPGTGSDLGALRTRAVRDGDTYRITGNKTWITHAARTDVMTLLARTNPEEKGYKGLSMFLAEKPRGTDEAPFPAPGMTGGEIGVLGYRGMKEYELGFDGFEVKAENLLGEVEGEGFKQLMATFESARIQTAARAVGVAQNALELGLVYARERQQFGKAILEFPRVAGKLAWMAVETMVVRQLTYAAAREKDSDRRCDIEAGMAKLLAARVAWANADNALQVHGGNGYAEEYKISRVLCDARILNIFEGAAEIQAQVIARGLLTPGRN; encoded by the coding sequence ATGAGACAGGACACCGCCGTCACCGCATCCCGGCGCATCGACGCGCCGCAGGAGTCGCTGCTGGAGGGCTGCCGCGAGGCGCTCGCCGCCGCCGAACGCTTCATCGCCTCGGCCAAGGCCGCGGTCGCCGCGAAGGTCGCGCCCGAGGGCCGGGTCGAGGCCGCCCGCCTCGAAGCCGAGCAGTTCGCCGCCCACGGCTACGCCTGGCTCGCGACCTACGGCGCGGCCCTCAAGGAGATGCTGCAGTGGGCCGAGCGGCTGGAGGCCGAGGGCGCGCTCGGCGAGCTGGAGAGCCTCATGCTGCGCGCGGCCTTCGGCGAGTATCTCGACCAGATGGCCGGCGGCATCGCGCTCAGCCAGGTCGAGGTGGTGCGCCCGGCCGACCTCGGCGTCTCGCAGGTCGAGATGGCCGGCTTCCTCAACGACCCGGCCGTACGCACGCTGCGCGAAGGCGGCAACACGACGGCCGTACGCGCCCGCATCGCGGCGCTGATCGCCGACGGCGATTTCGGCCGGGCCGCCCTGGGCGACGAGACGCTGGACATGATCCGCGACCAGTTCCGAAAGTTCGCCGACGACCACGCGGAGGCGGCCCACGCCTGGCACCTGAAGGACGACCTGATCCCCATGGAAGTGGTCGAGGCCCTGGCCGAGCTGGGCGTCTTCGGCCTGACCGCGCCCGAGGAATACGGCGGCCTCGGCATGGGCAAGATGGCCATGTGCGTGGTCACCGAGGAGCTGTCGCGCGGCTACATCGGCCTCGGCTCGCTCGGCACCCGCTCCGAGATCGCCGCCGAGCTGATCCGCCTGGGCGGCACCGAGGCGCAGAAGCAGGCCTGGCTGCCGCGCATCTCCTCGGGCGAGATCCTGCCGACCGCGGTCTTCACCGAGCCGGGCACCGGCTCCGACCTGGGCGCCTTGCGTACGCGCGCGGTGCGCGACGGTGACACCTACAGGATCACCGGCAACAAGACCTGGATCACCCACGCGGCACGTACGGATGTCATGACCCTGCTGGCCCGCACCAACCCGGAGGAGAAGGGCTACAAGGGCCTCTCCATGTTCCTGGCGGAGAAGCCCCGGGGCACCGACGAGGCGCCCTTCCCGGCGCCGGGCATGACCGGCGGCGAGATCGGCGTGCTCGGCTACCGCGGCATGAAGGAGTACGAGCTCGGCTTCGACGGCTTCGAGGTCAAGGCCGAGAACCTCCTGGGCGAGGTCGAGGGCGAGGGCTTCAAGCAGCTCATGGCGACCTTCGAGTCGGCGCGCATCCAGACCGCGGCCCGCGCCGTCGGCGTGGCCCAGAACGCCCTCGAGCTGGGCCTGGTCTACGCCCGCGAGCGTCAGCAGTTCGGCAAGGCGATCCTCGAGTTCCCGCGCGTCGCCGGCAAGCTCGCCTGGATGGCGGTCGAGACCATGGTGGTGCGGCAGCTGACCTACGCCGCCGCGCGGGAGAAGGATTCCGACCGGCGCTGCGACATCGAGGCCGGCATGGCCAAGCTGCTGGCTGCCCGGGTCGCCTGGGCCAACGCCGACAACGCGCTCCAGGTCCACGGTGGCAACGGCTACGCCGAGGAGTACAAGATCAGCCGGGTGCTCTGCGACGCCCGGATCCTCAACATCTTCGAGGGCGCCGCCGAGATCCAGGCCCAGGTCATCGCCCGCGGCCTGCTGACGCCGGGCCGGAACTGA
- the ccrA gene encoding crotonyl-CoA carboxylase/reductase — translation MSPVTESGVADAGAEQPTVPTKDLYEVGEIPPLGHVPKQMYAWLIRRERHGEPEKAMQVEVVDIPELDSHDVLVLVLAAGVNYNGVWAGLGVPISPFDVHKAEFHIAGSDASGVVYAVGSKVKRWKVGDEVVVHCNQDDGDDEECNGGDPMYSPSQRIWGYETPDGSFAQFCRVQDRQLMPRPRHLTWEESACYTLTLATAYRMLFGHRPHILRPGHNVLVWGASGGLGSMAVQLIATAGANAIGVISDDDKRDFVMQLGAKGVINRNEFDCWGRLPEVKDVDGYRDYMKKCREFGKAIWSITGKGNDVDFVFEHPGEMTFPVSCFVVKRGGMVVFCAGTTGYNLTMDARFVWMRQKRIQGSHFANLLQASQANTLVVERRIDPCMSEVFSWHDIPRAHTKMMNNQHKPGNMAVLVSAKRPGMRTIEDAMEA, via the coding sequence ATGAGCCCAGTGACCGAGAGCGGCGTGGCGGACGCCGGCGCCGAGCAGCCGACGGTGCCGACCAAGGACCTCTACGAAGTCGGCGAGATCCCGCCGCTCGGCCACGTGCCCAAGCAGATGTACGCCTGGCTGATCCGGCGCGAGCGCCACGGCGAGCCGGAGAAGGCCATGCAGGTCGAGGTGGTCGACATCCCGGAGCTGGACAGCCACGACGTGCTGGTCCTCGTGCTCGCCGCGGGGGTCAACTACAACGGCGTCTGGGCCGGCCTCGGCGTGCCGATCTCGCCCTTCGACGTGCACAAGGCGGAATTCCACATCGCCGGTTCGGACGCCTCGGGCGTGGTCTACGCGGTCGGCTCCAAGGTCAAGCGCTGGAAGGTCGGCGACGAGGTCGTGGTGCACTGCAACCAGGACGACGGCGACGACGAGGAGTGTAACGGCGGCGACCCCATGTACTCGCCTTCGCAGCGGATCTGGGGCTACGAGACGCCGGACGGCTCCTTCGCCCAGTTCTGCCGGGTGCAGGACCGCCAGCTCATGCCCCGGCCGCGCCACCTGACCTGGGAGGAGAGCGCCTGCTACACCCTGACCCTGGCGACCGCCTACCGCATGCTGTTCGGCCACCGGCCGCACATCCTGCGGCCGGGCCACAACGTCCTGGTCTGGGGCGCCTCGGGCGGCCTCGGCTCCATGGCGGTCCAGCTGATCGCGACCGCCGGCGCCAACGCGATCGGCGTGATCTCCGACGACGACAAGCGCGACTTCGTCATGCAGCTCGGCGCCAAGGGCGTGATCAACCGCAACGAGTTCGACTGCTGGGGCCGCCTGCCCGAGGTGAAGGACGTCGACGGCTACCGCGACTACATGAAGAAGTGCCGCGAGTTCGGCAAGGCGATCTGGTCGATCACCGGCAAGGGCAACGACGTCGATTTCGTCTTCGAGCACCCGGGCGAGATGACCTTCCCGGTCTCCTGCTTCGTGGTCAAGCGCGGCGGCATGGTGGTGTTCTGCGCCGGCACCACGGGCTACAACCTGACCATGGACGCGCGCTTCGTCTGGATGCGCCAGAAGCGCATCCAGGGCAGCCACTTCGCCAACCTGCTGCAGGCCTCCCAGGCCAACACCCTGGTGGTCGAGCGGCGCATCGACCCCTGCATGTCCGAGGTCTTCTCCTGGCACGACATCCCGCGCGCCCACACCAAGATGATGAACAACCAGCACAAGCCCGGGAACATGGCCGTGCTGGTCTCGGCCAAGCGCCCCGGTATGCGCACCATCGAGGACGCGATGGAGGCGTGA
- a CDS encoding protein meaA gives MAERQRDQENRGADAAPQRDRPWLFRTYAGHSTAAASNALFRTNLARGQTGLSVAFDLPTQTGYDSDHELAKGEVGKVGVPICHLGDMETLLDGIPLDRMNSSMTINATAAWLMALYIAAAEKQGVARTALSGTTQNDVLKEYLSRGTYIFPPAPSMKLITDVTAFTTREVPRWNPINVCSYHLQEAGATPVQEIAFALANAIAVLDALKATGQVPEDEFPKAVGRISFFVNAGLRFVTEVCKMRAFVALWDRICQERYGVEDPKYRRFRYGVQVNSLGLTEQQPENNVYRILLEMLAVVLSKDARARAVQLPAWNEALGLPRPWDQQWSLRLQQIVAFETDLLEFDDIFTGSKAIEAKVAELVAEAEAELARIEDLGGAVAAIDSAYMKTALVESNAKRVAAIESGAQTVIGVNAYTESAPSPLTEGTDGGFFTPDPDAEKDQLERLAAWRARRDGDAAAAALKELETAAKGGANVMEPSIACAHAGVTTGEWADALRRVYGEYRAPTGVAGATVRGLAREEERIAAVQQRVEALASRLGRRPKILLGKPGLDGHSNGAEQIALRARDAGFEVVYEGIRLTPSQIAGAALEEGVDLVGLSILSGSHVALARETQARLADQGLADTPLIVGGIIPPEDAEALKGDGVAAVYTPKDYDLAAILADIAEIVERGAREAA, from the coding sequence ATGGCCGAGAGGCAGCGGGATCAGGAGAATCGGGGCGCCGATGCTGCGCCGCAAAGGGACAGGCCGTGGCTGTTCCGCACCTATGCGGGGCACTCCACGGCCGCCGCCTCGAACGCGCTGTTCCGCACCAACCTGGCGCGCGGCCAGACCGGTCTGTCCGTCGCCTTCGACCTGCCGACCCAGACCGGCTACGACTCCGACCACGAGCTGGCGAAGGGCGAGGTCGGCAAGGTCGGCGTGCCGATCTGCCACCTGGGCGACATGGAGACCCTGCTCGACGGCATCCCGCTGGACCGCATGAACTCCTCCATGACGATCAACGCCACGGCGGCCTGGCTGATGGCGCTCTATATCGCGGCGGCGGAGAAGCAGGGCGTGGCGCGGACCGCGCTGTCGGGCACGACCCAGAACGACGTCCTGAAGGAGTACCTCTCGCGCGGCACCTACATCTTCCCGCCGGCGCCCTCGATGAAGCTGATCACCGACGTGACCGCCTTCACCACGCGCGAGGTGCCCCGCTGGAACCCGATCAACGTCTGCTCCTACCACCTGCAGGAGGCCGGCGCGACGCCGGTGCAGGAGATCGCCTTCGCCCTGGCCAACGCCATAGCGGTCCTCGACGCCCTGAAGGCGACCGGACAGGTGCCGGAGGACGAGTTCCCCAAGGCGGTCGGCCGCATCTCCTTCTTCGTCAACGCGGGCCTGCGCTTCGTCACCGAGGTCTGCAAGATGCGCGCCTTCGTCGCGCTGTGGGACAGGATCTGCCAAGAGCGCTACGGGGTCGAAGACCCCAAGTACCGGCGCTTCCGCTACGGCGTGCAGGTCAACTCGCTCGGCCTGACCGAGCAGCAGCCCGAGAACAACGTCTACCGCATCCTCCTGGAGATGCTGGCCGTGGTCCTCTCCAAGGACGCCCGGGCCCGCGCCGTGCAGCTGCCGGCCTGGAACGAGGCGCTCGGCCTGCCCCGGCCCTGGGACCAGCAGTGGTCGCTGCGCCTGCAGCAGATCGTCGCCTTCGAGACCGACCTGCTGGAGTTCGACGACATCTTCACCGGCTCGAAGGCGATCGAGGCCAAGGTGGCCGAGCTGGTCGCCGAGGCCGAGGCCGAGCTGGCGCGCATCGAGGACCTGGGCGGCGCGGTCGCCGCGATCGACAGCGCCTACATGAAGACCGCCCTGGTCGAGAGCAACGCCAAGCGGGTCGCCGCGATCGAGAGTGGGGCCCAGACCGTGATCGGCGTCAACGCCTACACGGAATCCGCGCCCTCGCCGCTCACCGAGGGGACCGACGGCGGCTTCTTCACGCCCGATCCCGACGCCGAGAAAGACCAGCTCGAGCGCCTCGCGGCGTGGCGCGCCCGGCGCGACGGCGACGCGGCCGCCGCCGCCTTGAAGGAGCTCGAAACAGCGGCGAAGGGCGGCGCCAACGTCATGGAGCCCTCGATCGCCTGCGCCCACGCCGGGGTCACCACTGGCGAGTGGGCCGACGCCCTGCGCCGGGTCTACGGCGAGTACCGCGCCCCCACGGGCGTGGCCGGCGCCACGGTGCGCGGCCTCGCGCGCGAGGAGGAGCGCATCGCCGCCGTCCAGCAACGGGTGGAAGCGCTCGCTTCCCGGCTCGGCCGCCGGCCCAAGATCCTGCTCGGCAAGCCGGGCCTCGACGGCCACTCCAACGGCGCCGAGCAGATCGCCCTGCGGGCCCGGGACGCCGGCTTCGAGGTGGTCTACGAGGGCATCCGCCTGACCCCGTCCCAGATCGCCGGCGCGGCGCTGGAGGAGGGCGTCGACCTGGTCGGCCTCTCGATCCTCTCCGGCTCCCACGTCGCCTTGGCCCGCGAGACCCAGGCCCGCCTGGCCGACCAGGGCCTGGCCGACACCCCGCTCATCGTCGGCGGCATCATCCCCCCGGAAGACGCCGAGGCGCTGAAGGGCGACGGCGTCGCCGCGGTCTACACGCCGAAGGACTACGACTTGGCGGCGATCCTGGCGGACATCGCGGAGATCGTGGAACGGGGGGCGCGGGAGGCGGCGTGA
- a CDS encoding YceI family protein, translating into MIRAFLVFLLFLLCILCLPAAAQPPAWTVEVGSRVGYIAKQSGAEVDGVFEVFDAEIAFAPEDLAASRVAVTIEIASVNSQSRERDDAIKGKGLFNAITWPTARFEAAEFAHKGGDLYEARGRLTLRDQTRPVVLPFTLAIAPHPERDGALLAQAKGELEISRLDYGVGQGMWQDTSVVADEVRIFIDIRATRPAE; encoded by the coding sequence GTGATCCGCGCTTTCCTGGTCTTCCTGCTCTTCCTTCTCTGCATCCTCTGCCTGCCCGCCGCCGCTCAGCCGCCGGCCTGGACCGTGGAGGTCGGCAGCCGGGTCGGCTACATCGCCAAGCAGTCCGGCGCCGAGGTCGACGGCGTCTTCGAGGTGTTCGACGCCGAGATCGCCTTCGCCCCCGAGGACCTCGCCGCCAGCCGGGTCGCCGTGACCATCGAGATCGCCAGCGTCAACAGCCAGAGCCGCGAGCGCGACGACGCGATCAAGGGCAAGGGTCTGTTCAACGCGATCACCTGGCCGACCGCGCGCTTCGAGGCGGCCGAGTTCGCGCACAAGGGCGGCGACCTCTACGAGGCGCGCGGCCGCCTGACTCTGCGCGACCAGACCCGTCCGGTGGTGCTGCCCTTCACGCTCGCGATCGCGCCGCACCCCGAGCGCGACGGGGCGCTGCTGGCCCAGGCCAAGGGCGAGCTGGAGATCTCCCGCCTCGACTACGGCGTCGGCCAGGGCATGTGGCAGGACACCTCGGTGGTCGCCGACGAGGTGCGCATCTTCATCGACATCCGCGCCACCCGCCCGGCGGAGTGA
- a CDS encoding cytochrome b, whose amino-acid sequence MTNLAETQGVGAGGRFGWPAQLFHWVTAVLVFALIGIALYMDTLPLGPEKIEVYNIHKSIGVTVLALTLLRLAWRQVAPPPPLPPGMAAWEVGAARASHFLLYALLLAQPAVGIVHSWAANFPVVVFGLFVLPNLTGPDEALKETLGLTHFVLGWALAGLVLVHIGAALRHRFWLKDEVLARMLPGGGGRP is encoded by the coding sequence ATGACGAACCTTGCCGAGACGCAGGGCGTGGGCGCGGGCGGCCGCTTCGGCTGGCCGGCCCAGCTGTTCCACTGGGTCACGGCGGTCCTGGTCTTCGCCCTGATCGGCATCGCGCTCTACATGGATACGCTGCCGCTCGGGCCCGAGAAGATCGAGGTCTACAACATCCACAAGTCGATCGGCGTGACGGTGCTGGCGCTCACCCTGCTGCGCCTCGCCTGGCGCCAGGTGGCGCCGCCGCCGCCGCTGCCGCCGGGCATGGCCGCCTGGGAGGTCGGGGCGGCCCGGGCGAGCCACTTCCTGCTCTACGCCCTGCTGCTGGCACAGCCGGCCGTCGGCATCGTGCACTCCTGGGCCGCCAACTTCCCGGTCGTGGTCTTCGGGCTCTTCGTCCTGCCCAACCTGACCGGGCCCGACGAGGCCCTGAAAGAGACGCTCGGCCTGACCCATTTCGTCCTGGGCTGGGCCCTGGCGGGCCTGGTCCTGGTCCACATCGGCGCGGCCCTGCGCCACCGCTTCTGGCTGAAGGACGAGGTGCTCGCCCGCATGCTGCCGGGCGGCGGAGGCAGGCCGTGA
- a CDS encoding DUF4743 domain-containing protein, translating into MSLLDRIRGCQRWEPADYRPFMVGSDQVGWVRHETARRLAAYDRVFRISEQSVRLHPALGSVKARTEAVAEVLERFRDRGEFPNWRNEPYPVLNRWGAAPLMTIERAAVPMFGVRGFGVHLNGYHRAGDGLRLWVGRRSRHKPTGAGKLDNLVAGGQPAGISVRENLVKECAEEADMPRALAERAIAVSGVSYITERDEGLRNDVLFCYDLLLPEDFEPRNTDGEVEAFYLWPIGQVMEVLAETEDFKFNVALVNIDFLVRHGYVTASDPDYLDILHGLRVPE; encoded by the coding sequence TTGAGCCTGCTCGACCGGATCCGCGGCTGCCAGCGCTGGGAGCCGGCCGACTACCGGCCCTTCATGGTCGGCTCGGACCAGGTCGGCTGGGTCCGGCACGAGACGGCCCGGCGTCTGGCGGCCTACGACCGGGTGTTCCGGATCAGCGAGCAGTCTGTCCGCCTGCACCCGGCGCTGGGCAGCGTCAAGGCCCGCACCGAGGCGGTGGCCGAGGTCCTGGAGCGCTTCCGCGACCGGGGCGAGTTCCCCAATTGGCGCAACGAGCCCTACCCGGTCCTGAACCGCTGGGGCGCGGCGCCGCTGATGACCATCGAACGAGCGGCGGTGCCGATGTTCGGGGTGCGCGGCTTCGGCGTCCATCTCAACGGCTACCACCGGGCCGGGGACGGCCTGCGCCTCTGGGTCGGGCGCCGCTCCCGGCACAAGCCGACCGGCGCCGGCAAGCTCGACAACCTGGTCGCCGGCGGCCAGCCGGCGGGCATCAGCGTGCGCGAGAACCTGGTCAAGGAGTGCGCCGAGGAGGCCGACATGCCGCGCGCCCTGGCGGAACGGGCGATCGCGGTGAGCGGGGTTTCCTACATCACCGAGCGCGACGAGGGCCTGCGCAACGACGTGCTGTTCTGCTACGACCTGCTGCTGCCCGAGGACTTCGAGCCGCGCAACACCGACGGCGAGGTCGAGGCCTTCTACCTCTGGCCGATCGGTCAGGTCATGGAGGTCCTGGCCGAGACCGAGGACTTCAAGTTCAACGTCGCCCTGGTCAACATCGATTTCCTGGTGCGCCACGGCTACGTCACCGCCTCGGACCCCGACTACCTCGACATCCTGCACGGCCTGCGCGTGCCGGAGTAG